The following are encoded in a window of Marinitoga sp. 1197 genomic DNA:
- a CDS encoding permease, producing MKNLIKNYKIEIVIFLIAIILIVFNPNKAISGFKYAIKTFFNLFPIIVSVAYLTGYISEIIPKNVIIKIIGKESGVKGKILGGIFGTLMVGPSYAFYPFFAELINNGANVGVIAVTIAAWSIKIQWLPFALSILNIKFILLLNIFIVIYAFISGYIMECFLDRNQFD from the coding sequence ATGAAAAACCTTATAAAAAATTATAAAATAGAAATAGTTATATTTCTTATAGCTATAATTTTAATAGTGTTTAACCCTAATAAGGCAATATCAGGTTTTAAATATGCAATAAAAACGTTTTTTAATTTGTTTCCAATAATAGTAAGTGTAGCCTATTTGACAGGATATATATCAGAAATTATACCGAAAAATGTTATCATTAAAATTATTGGTAAAGAAAGCGGAGTAAAAGGAAAGATTTTAGGAGGTATATTTGGTACATTAATGGTAGGACCATCCTATGCTTTTTATCCTTTTTTTGCTGAATTAATAAATAATGGTGCAAATGTTGGAGTAATAGCTGTAACAATTGCTGCATGGTCTATCAAGATTCAATGGCTACCATTTGCGCTTTCTATACTAAATATAAAATTTATTTTACTTTTAAATATTTTTATAGTAATTTATGCTTTTATTAGTGGTTATATAATGGAATGTTTTTTAGATAGAAATCAATTTGATTAA
- a CDS encoding MarR family winged helix-turn-helix transcriptional regulator has translation MNKSFEIIVLIKEIKENFKKFMSEHFNNMQFTHSQWMLLGVLMKNGNMKISDLSKKMGLSNSTVSGIIDRLENQGFVKRARDEKDRRKVFVEITEKFKEIAEKSHINVEKQMEEMLKNVPEDDLDKVIEGLKILNNILEER, from the coding sequence TTGAATAAAAGTTTTGAGATTATTGTTTTAATAAAAGAGATAAAAGAAAATTTCAAAAAGTTTATGTCTGAACATTTTAACAATATGCAATTTACGCATTCTCAATGGATGTTATTGGGAGTTTTAATGAAGAATGGAAACATGAAAATTAGCGATTTAAGTAAAAAAATGGGATTATCTAATAGTACAGTTTCAGGAATTATAGATAGATTGGAAAATCAGGGATTTGTGAAAAGGGCAAGAGATGAAAAAGATAGAAGGAAAGTTTTTGTTGAGATAACGGAAAAATTTAAAGAAATTGCTGAAAAAAGCCATATCAATGTTGAAAAGCAAATGGAAGAAATGTTGAAAAATGTTCCAGAAGATGATTTAGATAAAGTTATTGAAGGATTAAAAATATTAAATAATATTTTGGAGGAGAGATAA